Proteins encoded together in one Chitinophaga sp. LS1 window:
- a CDS encoding S66 peptidase family protein gives MNRKHFLSSLAITSLGLSAFSHLPAPEKEDETFTILPPYLKAGDTIGITCPAGHIKQEEIMPAIRIMQSWGFKIRIGNTVGKSDFSFGGTDAERLQDLQSMLDDPGIQAIMCARGGYGCARIIDQVNFNNFRQQPKWVIGFSDITVLHCHINRLFGIASLHSKMCNSFPDDFAKAESVVQETILSIQQALTGKPMQYLTPADANNRIGSSKGVLIGGNLSMLASVLGTNSEINTIGKILFVEEVSEYLYTIDRYFNSLQRAHKLDNLAGLVIGGFNRLKADDPGEEFGRTVYDIVKEKVKDFDYPVCFNFPVGHQKGNYALKCGVMHHLEVQNNRVSLKEIVS, from the coding sequence ATGAATCGTAAGCATTTTCTTTCTTCTCTTGCCATCACATCGCTGGGGCTTTCGGCATTTTCTCATCTTCCTGCACCAGAAAAGGAAGATGAGACTTTTACTATACTTCCACCTTATCTTAAAGCGGGTGATACGATTGGTATTACCTGTCCTGCGGGGCATATTAAGCAGGAAGAGATCATGCCTGCTATTCGCATTATGCAGAGCTGGGGTTTTAAAATCCGCATAGGAAATACGGTTGGGAAAAGTGATTTTAGTTTTGGTGGTACAGATGCTGAGCGATTACAGGATCTGCAGTCTATGTTGGATGATCCTGGTATTCAGGCGATCATGTGTGCGAGAGGTGGGTATGGCTGCGCCCGTATTATTGATCAGGTTAATTTTAATAATTTCAGACAGCAGCCGAAATGGGTGATTGGGTTTAGTGATATTACTGTATTGCATTGTCATATCAATCGGCTGTTTGGGATAGCTTCTTTGCATTCTAAAATGTGTAATAGTTTTCCTGATGATTTTGCAAAGGCAGAATCGGTGGTGCAGGAAACCATTCTTTCAATACAGCAGGCGCTGACTGGTAAACCTATGCAATACCTGACACCGGCGGATGCTAATAACCGGATTGGTTCATCGAAAGGTGTATTGATTGGAGGGAATCTTTCTATGCTCGCGAGTGTGTTGGGGACTAATTCAGAGATCAATACCATTGGTAAAATTCTCTTTGTGGAAGAGGTGAGTGAATACCTATATACCATTGATCGTTATTTTAATAGTTTGCAGCGGGCGCATAAATTAGATAATCTCGCGGGGCTTGTGATTGGGGGGTTTAACAGGTTGAAGGCGGATGATCCGGGAGAGGAATTCGGGAGGACGGTGTATGATATAGTGAAGGAGAAGGTGAAGGATTTTGACTATCCTGTTTGTTTTAATTTTCCGGTAGGGCATCAGAAAGGAAATTATGCGTTGAAGTGTGGGGTGATGCATCATTTGGAGGTTCAGAATAACAGGGTTTCTTTGAAGGAGATTGTTAGTTAA
- a CDS encoding aspartate kinase, which produces MKILKFGGTSVGKPERMHAVAQLVTADDAPKIVVLSALSGTTNSLVEIGQSLSEGKKEQAKGQIDKLEAHYRSFIEALVKQPEAREKAGAVIDEHFEFLNIILKISFNEALNKDILAQGELLSTKLFSVYLEEAGVHSELISALDFMSIDEYEEPEIPKIKIRLGNLLDKHKDNKIFVTQGYICRNHRGEIDNLKRGGSDYSASLIGAAIQAEEVQIWTDIDGMHNNDPRVVKKTFPIDQLSFDEAAELAYFGAKILHPASIWPAQHFNIPVKLLNTMQPEAHGTIITEMPSGDGVKAVAAKDGIIAIKIKSSRMLLAYGFLRKIFEVFEKYRVPIDMITTSEVAVSLTIENTPQLDQLLKELQPFGSVELDHHQTIVSIVGNEVAATPSILKKLFEALNEVPLRMISYGGSRHNISILIGGQHKEKTLQLLNKGLFDLE; this is translated from the coding sequence ATGAAGATCTTAAAATTTGGCGGCACGTCGGTAGGTAAACCTGAACGCATGCATGCCGTGGCCCAGCTGGTGACTGCTGATGACGCTCCAAAAATCGTCGTGTTGTCTGCATTATCCGGTACCACCAATTCCTTGGTTGAGATAGGACAATCCTTGTCTGAAGGTAAAAAGGAGCAGGCTAAGGGGCAGATAGATAAGCTGGAAGCTCACTACCGCTCATTTATTGAGGCGCTGGTGAAGCAGCCTGAAGCACGTGAAAAGGCTGGTGCTGTTATTGACGAGCATTTTGAATTTCTGAACATCATCCTGAAAATTAGCTTCAACGAAGCTTTGAACAAGGATATTTTGGCCCAGGGTGAATTACTCTCTACTAAACTCTTCAGTGTGTATCTGGAAGAAGCGGGTGTCCATTCTGAATTGATATCAGCCCTGGATTTCATGAGCATTGACGAGTACGAAGAGCCGGAAATTCCAAAGATAAAGATCCGCCTGGGCAACCTGTTGGATAAACATAAGGATAATAAGATTTTCGTTACGCAGGGATATATCTGCCGCAATCACAGGGGAGAGATAGACAACCTGAAACGTGGTGGTAGTGATTATTCTGCATCCCTGATCGGTGCAGCTATCCAGGCTGAAGAAGTACAGATCTGGACAGATATCGACGGTATGCACAACAACGATCCCCGGGTAGTAAAGAAAACATTCCCGATCGATCAGCTGTCATTTGACGAGGCTGCGGAACTGGCGTACTTTGGCGCTAAGATCCTGCATCCTGCATCCATCTGGCCAGCACAGCACTTCAACATTCCGGTGAAGTTGCTGAACACGATGCAGCCTGAGGCACATGGTACCATTATCACAGAAATGCCAAGTGGCGATGGCGTGAAAGCGGTAGCTGCCAAGGATGGCATTATCGCAATCAAGATCAAATCCAGCCGTATGTTGCTGGCATATGGTTTCCTGCGTAAGATCTTCGAAGTATTTGAAAAATATCGTGTACCTATTGATATGATCACTACTTCAGAAGTAGCGGTTTCCCTGACAATAGAAAATACACCACAGCTGGATCAGCTGCTGAAAGAACTGCAGCCATTTGGTTCAGTAGAACTGGATCATCATCAGACCATCGTTTCAATCGTGGGTAACGAAGTAGCGGCAACGCCTTCTATCCTGAAGAAACTGTTTGAAGCGCTGAATGAAGTGCCTTTGAGAATGATTTCTTATGGCGGTAGCCGTCATAATATTTCTATCCTGATCGGTGGTCAGCATAAGGAGAAAACGCTCCAGTTACTGAACAAAGGGTTGTTTGATCTGGAATAG
- a CDS encoding Ldh family oxidoreductase, with protein MSQIFSYPHLREFTQEVFKRMGCSDEHAATASEVLLSADLRGIDSHGVARLIGYVRLWENGRVNATPNIRVVHETPSTAVVDGDRGLGLVVAPYAMQVAIAKAANVGSGWVSVKNSNHFGIAGQHAMMALDKDMIGMAMTNASPLVAPTFATERMLGTNPIAVAIPAKTQPAFVADFATTTAANGKLEILQRKSEEAPTGWIQDKEGHSSTNPHELKDGGALLPLGGDREHGSHKGYCLGAIVDIFSAVLSGANYGPWAPPFVSFLPLAPDPVGEGLGHFLGAMRIDAFRPADEFKEHMDKWITRFRNATPVAGEQVLIPGDPEREMEAHRRQGGIPLLDPVIKDLREVGEKFKLSF; from the coding sequence ATGAGCCAGATTTTCTCCTATCCTCATTTAAGGGAATTTACCCAGGAAGTTTTTAAACGCATGGGCTGTTCAGACGAACATGCGGCAACAGCCAGTGAAGTTTTATTATCAGCAGATCTCAGAGGGATTGATTCTCATGGGGTAGCGCGCCTTATTGGCTATGTACGTCTCTGGGAAAACGGTCGTGTAAATGCCACTCCGAACATCCGCGTAGTGCATGAAACCCCCAGTACAGCTGTAGTAGACGGTGATCGTGGCCTTGGCCTGGTCGTAGCTCCTTATGCCATGCAGGTAGCAATAGCAAAAGCTGCTAACGTGGGTAGTGGCTGGGTGAGCGTAAAGAACTCCAACCATTTCGGCATTGCCGGCCAGCATGCCATGATGGCGCTGGATAAGGACATGATCGGTATGGCCATGACCAATGCCAGTCCACTGGTAGCGCCAACCTTTGCCACAGAGCGTATGCTGGGTACCAACCCTATTGCAGTAGCGATTCCTGCCAAAACACAACCAGCCTTTGTAGCGGATTTTGCTACAACTACGGCTGCCAACGGTAAATTGGAGATCCTGCAGCGTAAAAGTGAGGAAGCTCCTACCGGATGGATCCAGGACAAAGAAGGTCATTCCAGCACCAACCCACATGAACTCAAAGATGGCGGCGCCCTGTTGCCACTGGGTGGCGACCGTGAACACGGTAGTCATAAGGGATATTGCCTGGGAGCGATCGTCGATATATTTTCAGCAGTGTTGTCAGGAGCCAATTATGGTCCCTGGGCACCACCGTTCGTAAGTTTCCTGCCATTGGCACCCGATCCTGTAGGAGAAGGACTGGGCCACTTTCTGGGAGCCATGCGTATAGACGCCTTCCGCCCTGCAGATGAGTTCAAGGAGCATATGGACAAGTGGATCACCCGCTTCAGAAATGCAACACCGGTAGCAGGAGAGCAGGTATTGATACCTGGTGATCCCGAGCGTGAAATGGAAGCACATCGCCGTCAGGGAGGTATTCCATTACTGGACCCGGTGATAAAAGATCTGAGAGAAGTTGGGGAGAAATTTAAATTGAGCTTTTAA
- the pdeM gene encoding ligase-associated DNA damage response endonuclease PdeM — protein sequence MDEVIYNFRNQTWLLSAHRAVFWKEEQALIVSDLHLGKSAHFRKAGIAVPANIGHDDLYRLQKLITVYDPSQVIIVGDMFHSSHNNDVPLFKLWRQQFPHIKFKLVKGNHDILSEQVYVDIDVEVYDELQINEIHFAHEPCEEGDGSKYTFSGHIHPGVAVSGMGRQRLRLPCFYFGRNCSILPAFGRFTGLAMLDVEEADAVFVIADNSVLKIG from the coding sequence ATGGATGAAGTGATTTATAATTTCAGAAATCAGACATGGCTGTTATCGGCCCACCGCGCTGTTTTCTGGAAAGAAGAGCAGGCTTTAATTGTATCAGATCTGCACCTTGGCAAGTCTGCACATTTCAGAAAAGCAGGCATTGCCGTTCCTGCCAATATCGGGCATGATGACCTGTATCGTTTACAAAAACTCATTACTGTTTACGATCCGTCGCAGGTGATCATTGTGGGCGATATGTTTCACAGTAGTCATAACAATGATGTGCCTTTGTTTAAGTTGTGGCGGCAACAGTTTCCGCATATCAAATTTAAGCTGGTGAAGGGGAATCATGATATCCTGTCGGAACAGGTGTATGTTGATATTGATGTGGAGGTGTATGATGAATTGCAGATTAATGAGATTCATTTTGCGCATGAGCCATGTGAGGAGGGGGATGGTTCTAAGTATACATTCTCTGGTCACATTCATCCGGGTGTGGCGGTGTCGGGTATGGGCAGACAACGTTTGCGTTTACCCTGTTTTTATTTCGGGCGTAATTGCAGTATTCTGCCGGCGTTCGGTCGGTTTACAGGCTTAGCGATGCTGGATGTGGAGGAGGCGGATGCGGTGTTTGTGATTGCCGATAATAGCGTACTAAAGATAGGTTAG
- a CDS encoding SdpI family protein has product MKKTDLGQELLLLLLLLMPMAYLGIIWPSMPDIFPNNYSITGIPERVGTKSDFLLLMTFLFLTNLMLYFLFRYLPHVDHVDFPEANERLQRQQYYRIRFSIHIYLAVFTGAIIWMVSQGRALMMERWVFTGVGTLIAMIGIYLRRLQPNYFVGVRTPWTLQSTEIWQQTHLMAGNLWMWTGIATFIGGFFLPVMTGVFLLIFTGAILAALPYIYSFRLYHTDKG; this is encoded by the coding sequence ATGAAAAAGACGGATTTAGGACAAGAACTATTATTGTTGCTTTTATTATTGATGCCGATGGCATACCTGGGAATCATCTGGCCTTCTATGCCAGACATCTTCCCAAACAACTACAGCATCACAGGCATACCGGAACGGGTCGGCACCAAAAGTGATTTCTTATTACTCATGACCTTCCTATTCCTCACCAACCTCATGTTATATTTCCTCTTCCGCTACCTTCCTCACGTAGACCATGTGGATTTCCCGGAAGCAAACGAGCGCCTGCAGCGCCAGCAATACTATCGTATCCGCTTCTCCATTCACATATACCTCGCCGTATTCACCGGCGCAATTATCTGGATGGTAAGCCAGGGCCGCGCTTTAATGATGGAGCGTTGGGTATTTACAGGAGTGGGCACATTAATCGCAATGATCGGGATCTATTTACGCAGATTACAACCGAATTATTTTGTGGGGGTACGTACACCGTGGACGTTGCAAAGCACGGAAATATGGCAGCAAACGCATCTGATGGCAGGCAATCTATGGATGTGGACGGGAATCGCCACATTCATTGGAGGTTTCTTTTTACCCGTAATGACGGGAGTATTTTTATTGATTTTTACAGGAGCTATACTGGCAGCATTGCCGTATATCTATTCATTCCGTTTATATCATACGGATAAGGGGTAA
- a CDS encoding DUF3467 domain-containing protein, which produces MENQQDEQAQLNIELTEEIAEGVYANLAIITHSNAEFVVDFVNVMPGMPKAKVKSRIILTPQHAKRFMKAMLDNIKKFESIHGTIQDQEPVSLPMNFGGPTAQA; this is translated from the coding sequence ATGGAAAATCAGCAGGACGAACAAGCCCAGCTCAATATAGAATTGACCGAGGAAATTGCAGAAGGTGTATACGCTAATCTGGCGATCATCACCCACTCCAATGCAGAATTTGTAGTCGATTTTGTGAATGTAATGCCCGGAATGCCCAAAGCAAAGGTAAAATCCCGCATTATCCTTACTCCTCAGCACGCAAAGCGCTTCATGAAGGCAATGTTGGACAATATCAAGAAATTTGAATCGATTCACGGAACTATTCAGGACCAGGAACCGGTATCCCTCCCCATGAACTTTGGAGGACCTACCGCTCAGGCCTAA
- a CDS encoding ligase-associated DNA damage response DEXH box helicase has product MKKTASGWKVITDWLAARDRQPFVFQEEAWNYYLQGKSGLVNAPTGYGKTFSLFLGVVIDWINRHPKDYPSKTKNGLQLLWITPLRALAKDIARAMEEVLQELDIPWQVGIRSGDTPVSTRAAQKKNMPEVLLITPESLHLLIGQKEYPKVFTSLTTVVADEWHELLGTKRGVMIELGLSRLRGLTKKAGRPPLKVWGISATIGNLEEAMDVLLGAPDPESVIVRAKLDKKIELQSILPDEIEKYPWAGHLGTRLLYKALPIVNESNTTLIFTNVRSQTEIWYQEILRQCPDLAGALALHHGSIDMELRIWVEEALHTGTLKAVVCTSSLDLGVDFRPVDTVIQVGSPKGVARFLQRAGRSGHQPGATSKIWFLPTHSLELVEAAALKSAIKQQIVESRMPVILAYDVLLQYLMTLAISDGFHAPEIWEEVTNTYCFREMTEDEWGWILAFLTTGGDALYSYDEFKKIEREGDFFICRSRMQAMRHRLHIGVIVSDAMLKVKFMGGGFIGMIEEWFIARLTAGDTFSLGGRILEFVMIKDMTVLVRKSNAKKAIVPSWMGGRLPLSPNLGKVLRETFNEALSGDTTEPELQVLQPLFKLQEYLSHVPKADELLIEMIHTRDGYHLFAYPFEGRLVNEVMATLLAYRLSKRTPITFSIAMNDYGFELLSDQAIPLTPDDVYELFSLDNLNNDLLASVNATEMARRKFRDIAVIAGLIFQGYPGKHKQSSHLQSSASLLFNVFTEYDPQNLLLRQAFNEAFFYQMEEARLRESLDRIYNSKIVITYPEALTPFCFPIKVDSLREQLTSEKLEDRIKKMRPEF; this is encoded by the coding sequence ATGAAAAAAACAGCGAGTGGATGGAAAGTGATTACAGACTGGCTTGCCGCCAGAGACCGGCAGCCTTTTGTGTTCCAGGAAGAAGCCTGGAATTATTACCTGCAAGGCAAATCGGGCCTTGTGAACGCCCCTACCGGATACGGTAAAACATTTTCTCTATTCCTGGGTGTGGTGATCGACTGGATTAACCGTCATCCCAAAGACTATCCATCCAAAACAAAAAATGGTCTGCAATTGCTCTGGATCACGCCGCTGAGGGCGCTGGCCAAAGACATTGCGCGTGCGATGGAGGAAGTGCTGCAGGAGCTGGATATCCCCTGGCAGGTGGGTATCCGGAGTGGTGATACACCAGTATCTACCCGTGCTGCGCAGAAAAAGAACATGCCTGAGGTATTGCTTATCACCCCTGAAAGTCTGCATCTCCTGATCGGACAAAAAGAATATCCAAAAGTCTTTACTTCCCTGACTACAGTGGTGGCCGATGAATGGCATGAATTGCTGGGCACCAAGAGAGGTGTGATGATAGAATTAGGGCTTAGCCGTTTGCGCGGATTGACGAAAAAAGCCGGACGTCCGCCATTGAAAGTTTGGGGCATCTCTGCGACTATTGGTAACCTGGAAGAGGCTATGGATGTGTTGCTTGGAGCACCTGATCCGGAGTCAGTAATTGTGCGGGCTAAGTTGGATAAAAAAATAGAACTACAAAGTATTCTCCCTGATGAGATAGAAAAATATCCCTGGGCGGGGCACCTGGGTACGAGATTACTTTATAAGGCGCTGCCCATTGTCAATGAAAGTAATACCACGCTTATTTTCACAAATGTCCGCTCTCAAACAGAGATCTGGTACCAGGAAATATTACGGCAATGCCCTGACCTCGCAGGTGCGCTGGCACTACATCATGGCTCTATTGATATGGAGTTAAGAATATGGGTGGAAGAAGCCTTGCATACAGGTACGCTGAAAGCGGTGGTATGTACTTCCAGTTTGGATTTGGGAGTAGATTTCCGGCCTGTGGATACAGTGATACAGGTAGGTAGTCCAAAAGGTGTAGCTCGCTTTTTACAGCGCGCAGGTCGTAGCGGGCACCAACCCGGTGCTACCAGCAAAATATGGTTTTTGCCAACACATAGTTTAGAGCTGGTAGAAGCTGCGGCGCTTAAGTCGGCTATTAAACAGCAAATAGTAGAAAGCCGGATGCCGGTGATACTAGCATACGATGTATTGCTGCAATACCTGATGACACTGGCTATTTCTGATGGCTTCCATGCACCTGAAATATGGGAAGAGGTAACGAACACCTATTGCTTTCGTGAAATGACGGAAGATGAATGGGGATGGATACTGGCATTTCTCACCACGGGTGGAGACGCCTTGTATAGTTATGATGAATTTAAAAAGATTGAGAGAGAAGGCGACTTTTTTATTTGTCGTAGTCGTATGCAGGCCATGCGTCACCGATTACATATCGGTGTCATCGTCAGCGATGCGATGCTGAAAGTAAAGTTCATGGGGGGTGGATTTATTGGCATGATTGAAGAATGGTTTATTGCCCGGCTTACAGCTGGCGATACATTCAGTTTGGGTGGGCGCATTCTTGAGTTTGTCATGATCAAGGATATGACTGTGTTGGTAAGAAAATCCAATGCAAAAAAGGCCATTGTACCCAGCTGGATGGGAGGACGATTACCTCTCTCACCGAACCTTGGAAAGGTATTGCGTGAAACTTTTAATGAAGCCCTTTCCGGTGATACGACTGAACCAGAATTACAGGTTTTACAGCCTCTTTTTAAACTACAGGAATATCTTTCTCATGTGCCGAAAGCAGATGAGCTATTGATAGAAATGATTCATACAAGGGATGGTTATCATCTGTTCGCCTATCCGTTTGAAGGCCGACTGGTGAATGAAGTAATGGCTACATTACTGGCTTACCGGCTGAGTAAACGTACGCCTATTACTTTCTCGATTGCCATGAATGATTATGGATTTGAATTATTGTCTGATCAGGCTATTCCGCTTACGCCAGATGATGTGTATGAATTGTTTTCGTTAGATAACCTGAACAACGATTTGCTGGCTAGTGTGAACGCTACAGAGATGGCCCGTCGTAAATTCAGGGATATTGCGGTAATAGCAGGATTGATATTTCAGGGATATCCGGGCAAGCATAAACAAAGCAGTCATTTACAGTCATCGGCATCTTTGCTGTTCAATGTATTTACAGAATACGATCCGCAGAATCTCTTGTTGAGACAGGCTTTTAACGAAGCGTTCTTTTACCAGATGGAAGAAGCCCGTTTGAGGGAGAGTCTTGACAGGATTTATAATAGCAAAATCGTGATCACTTATCCGGAAGCGCTGACACCTTTTTGTTTCCCGATTAAGGTGGATAGTTTGCGTGAACAACTGACCAGTGAGAAGCTGGAAGACAGGATAAAAAAAATGCGCCCGGAATTTTAA
- a CDS encoding XRE family transcriptional regulator, which translates to MSVVCRNLKFLRKQKGWTQQEFADKLGIKRSLLGAYEEERAEPRTEVLELVSDMFRVSIDDLLRRDVGSQKDTFLEKRRQQKLGNSRQSIEFVPVKAAAGYLAGYNDDEFIEELNTFTLPMMGAGSYRAFEIAGDSMLPTPSGSVIVCHKVDGWEDIRNNEAYVVVTSREGIVYKRLLKSNRTKGKLTLVSDNPQFEPYSVGMDEVLELWQSDAVISKAAPQSRMSVNHLADMVSHLQDQVNMLKKKTRN; encoded by the coding sequence ATGTCAGTTGTATGCCGCAATTTAAAGTTTCTGCGTAAGCAGAAAGGATGGACGCAGCAGGAGTTTGCTGATAAACTAGGGATCAAACGTTCCCTCCTGGGAGCTTATGAAGAAGAGCGTGCAGAGCCCCGTACAGAAGTGCTGGAACTGGTCAGCGATATGTTCAGGGTTTCTATTGACGATCTCCTTCGCCGTGATGTAGGTTCCCAAAAAGATACTTTCCTCGAAAAGCGCCGCCAGCAAAAGCTCGGCAATAGCCGCCAGTCCATAGAATTTGTACCCGTAAAAGCTGCCGCCGGTTACCTCGCAGGTTATAACGATGATGAATTCATCGAAGAACTGAACACCTTTACCCTCCCTATGATGGGCGCTGGTAGTTACAGAGCTTTCGAAATCGCCGGTGACTCTATGTTACCTACACCATCCGGTTCTGTAATCGTATGCCACAAAGTTGACGGTTGGGAAGATATTCGTAACAACGAAGCCTATGTCGTGGTGACAAGCAGAGAAGGAATTGTGTATAAACGTTTGTTGAAAAGTAACCGCACAAAAGGAAAACTGACATTGGTATCTGATAACCCTCAGTTCGAACCTTATTCCGTCGGTATGGATGAAGTGCTGGAACTCTGGCAGTCTGATGCTGTGATCAGCAAAGCCGCTCCACAAAGCCGGATGAGTGTGAACCACCTCGCAGATATGGTGAGCCACCTCCAGGATCAGGTAAATATGCTGAAGAAAAAGACCAGGAATTAA
- a CDS encoding histone deacetylase — translation MLIAYDPIFAHPLPEGHRFPMAKYELIPAQLLREGVVTIDQFHKPEPVSEETILLTHTVEYWDKLKNGKLSEKEVRKIGLPQSPALVMRERVICQGTIDCALHALEHGIGLNVAGGTHHAFADHGEGFCLMNDFAVATNYLLHQKLAGYVMIIDLDVHQGNGTAAIFEGNERVFTFSMHGEHNYPFHKETSVWDVGLPDGMRDEEYLKKLSDCLGVLMEKKRPDFVFYLSGVDILSTDRYGRMKVTENGCRCRDELVLNTVKQYGIPCAVAMGGGYSPQMRHIVNAHCNTFKTAAAIF, via the coding sequence ATGCTGATTGCTTACGATCCCATATTTGCACACCCACTACCAGAAGGCCATCGTTTTCCGATGGCGAAGTATGAACTGATTCCTGCGCAGCTATTGCGGGAAGGGGTGGTGACTATTGATCAGTTTCATAAACCGGAGCCGGTGAGTGAGGAAACGATTTTGTTAACACATACTGTTGAATATTGGGATAAGTTGAAAAATGGGAAGCTGAGTGAGAAGGAAGTGCGTAAGATAGGTTTGCCACAATCACCTGCATTGGTGATGCGGGAAAGGGTGATTTGTCAGGGTACGATTGATTGTGCATTGCATGCATTGGAGCATGGTATTGGTTTAAATGTGGCGGGTGGTACGCATCATGCGTTTGCTGATCATGGAGAAGGGTTTTGTTTGATGAATGATTTTGCGGTAGCTACGAATTATTTATTGCATCAAAAGCTGGCTGGATATGTGATGATAATAGATCTGGATGTACATCAGGGGAATGGCACTGCTGCCATATTTGAGGGGAATGAACGGGTGTTTACATTCAGTATGCATGGGGAGCATAATTACCCTTTTCATAAAGAGACATCTGTGTGGGATGTTGGGTTGCCTGATGGTATGAGGGATGAAGAATATCTTAAGAAATTGTCGGATTGTTTAGGGGTTTTAATGGAGAAGAAAAGGCCTGATTTTGTGTTTTATTTGTCAGGGGTGGATATTCTTTCTACAGATCGTTATGGGAGGATGAAAGTAACTGAAAATGGATGCCGCTGCAGAGATGAATTGGTGTTAAATACGGTAAAGCAATATGGAATTCCCTGTGCAGTTGCGATGGGAGGAGGGTATTCTCCGCAAATGAGGCATATTGTGAATGCGCATTGTAATACATTCAAAACAGCGGCAGCCATCTTCTGA
- a CDS encoding cupin domain-containing protein translates to MRIAFVDALRQLEDSGEAAVTLWEHNTMRVVLLCPEDVYTQEPDSQNETYIVMSGCGQVQYKDRVIDIDSGDYLFVPAGTWHKFINVTEDFMLWKIIT, encoded by the coding sequence ATGCGTATCGCATTCGTTGACGCATTGCGCCAGCTGGAAGACAGTGGAGAAGCAGCCGTGACCCTATGGGAACACAATACAATGAGGGTAGTATTGTTATGTCCCGAGGATGTTTACACACAGGAGCCGGATTCACAAAATGAAACGTACATCGTAATGTCAGGATGTGGACAGGTACAGTACAAGGATAGAGTCATAGATATTGATTCAGGTGATTATCTTTTTGTACCAGCAGGAACGTGGCATAAGTTTATTAATGTCACAGAAGATTTTATGCTCTGGAAGATCATTACCTAA